The window ATAGTCCCCGACATCTGTCCccatttatagttatttatttatagttttataacTTCCTTGGTTGGGTTCAGTCAGGATTTTATTGactgtaaaattaaattaatctccaGACAGCTTTACAACTCTTAATTGTGGCCTCTTAATTCCTTTTTTGCAACAGTATGTGATAAATTAATCAGAGCTGGTTTTGTAATCTAATGTCTACCTATAACCTCTGTCAGATTCAGTTCATTGAACTGTAAGCATCTCCCATCATCCTCACAGCACGGGATGGCGTCCCACTAAGATGGTCCttgtttatttccatttataACCTCTAACaaactcacactctctctctctctctttctctctctctacctcttgTCCTCTCATTACAGCGGATCGTAAGAGCTTCTGCACCATCCACAGTACAGGCTACCTGAAGAgctggccgcccaccaagatgGGTCTCGATGAGGACAACGAGCCCGACAACGAGGGCTGCAACCTGAGCTGCCTGGTGGCCATCGGCCGGCTGCACCCGCACATCGTCCCCCAGCCCAGCATGGCAGACATCAGGGTGAAGCCCACAGAGTACGTCTCCCGGCACGCCATTGACGGCAAATTCGTCTTCGTTGACCAGAGGTGAGACACAGAAGCATTCAGCAGGGGTTTATCCTAGGTCAGAACGATCTTCTTCTGTACTTCGTTTGACCTTATCCACCTTGATTTATCTGACAGGAATATACATTTCAATATGTGCCGGGCACTAAGCAGATGTTGTAAACCACAAAAACCTTGATTTACCTCTTTTGTCATAGTGAAATCTGTAGTGTGTAAGGTTGttcaaaaatgtccaaaatgttCCAAAGTGATCTTTTGAAAGTGCATGAATAGAGTTGCCACAAGTGGATCTGGCTTTATTTATGAGTACATTGAGTACATTCATTGACATTGAAAACCACCACTGCTTCTCGTCTCTGACACGTTTGAGACACATTTGACTCAAATCTAAAACTCTCAAAAAAGTCCAGTGAGCATGTcttgaaatattaataaaaaatcaCCACTGACACATTCAGGCAAAAGTCACGAACAGAAACTAGTTGATCCATCATCTGTCCTTCCTCTTGATGGAATGAAAACGTACTGTGAGTGTACAAATTGTGTGACTGTCCTTATTAACAGGTATTCCTTCTGCTTTCAGGTTTCACTCTTgttaaaaatattctaaaaGGCTTCAGTGCAAAATGCAAATAAGAGAATCTTTTTATAAAATCAAGCAATAGAGCAGCTTTTTTACAAGCAGATCTTAACATCAGAGTAAAGAGAAAAATTCAAAGATGTCTAAATGACAGTGTCCTCATAAAGAGAAATTATTTTGCATACTTGATTGGAGAAACATTGTCTCAACAGGTCTTTTTGATACAAACCCAAATTTATCTTTACACAAACTGATTTTATGAATCTACAATCTAAAATCTACAAATATAGATGTATTTGTTAGCATTAagtattctttttttctttggtatGACAGGTCAAAGCACATGATTCATGCATGGAACAGTTTCTCATAACAGCAGGGTTGCTAATTATTGGCTATTTATAAGGCTAGTGGAACTAGATAAACAAGGATGGTGGTTGGACTATTGGACATTCAGATAAAACTGCCTATCAAGCCAGTAGGGCCAGCCAATGTGTAGTGTAGCCTACACAGACATAATGTAGACATAATGTAGACATAAAGCCTGGTTAaactgatgctgctgtttgCTTGGATGGAAAAGTATTGAAAGGGAGGTTAAAGGtgctagagctgaaacaatgaatagattaaatgacagaaaatgcaTCTGCAACTATTTGAAAAACACAACCATGTAACCTGGTTGCTACACTactgacctcacaccctgtaCGCTGTTATtagctgggggctacacactcACCGCTCAAAAGATGACACCAAGAAAcatcccaaacacagcaaaataatagaaaaataaaaaaataccagcagagagcagagtctctgtagataaatacaccaccacacacttctagtgggtcatcaGTGATGATtaagagggattatttttgtatgagtcaatacattgttttttttaggaaaatcctacATAGTATACCTTTTGAAGTCAACACATCCTAATATTGGACAATCTAGCTCTAGTTTTAATACTggtcaaagaagaagaaagaacagaATGACAGAAGTTGTTTTTGCTTCAGATCAGCATAATGAAAACCTCTTTGCTTCCTGCCTTCAGAGCCACAGCCATCCTAGCCTACCTGCCCCAGGAGCTGCTGGGAACCTCCTTCTATGAGTATTTCCACCAGGACGACATCGGCCACCTGGCAGAGTGCCACAGACAAGGTATCTGCTGAGGGACTGAAAAATAACTTAATGGAGTAAAAGATAGCTTAATGGAGAGGCGATTGAATGAAGCCAGTAATAAATGAGTCAGGCCTCTACGCTTTGTGTGTGCTTATAATATATTTACCCCATTTAACCGCTCTGCCCGCAGTGCTGCAGATGAGAGAGAAGATCACCACCAACTGTTACAAATTCAAGATCAAAGACGGCTCCTTCATCACGCTGAGGAGCCGATGGTTCAGCTTCATGAACCCCTGGACCAAGGAGGTGGAGTACATCGTCTCCACCAACACTGTCGTCTCGTAAGTACcaagaaacaaacacaggatgACAGAAACGCTTGGCTGCGAAGTACGAGAACATTTCcacatgtgtgttcatgtctccAGGTGTCCCATGATGGAGGGATCAGACTACCCTCAATCCGCCGCCTCACCACAGAGTATGGACAGTGTTCTCACCTCAGAGGGTAAAACACTACTTAAAACTTCAAACCTACAACCACTGTCAGTCATCCCCCCACTGtgaattatttattcatcacaAGGATTAAATTCTTCTTTTCCTGATTGCTGTCGATCAATAGGTGGAGGACGGCGGGCGCTGCAGACGGTGCCTGGCATCCCCGGTGGCACGAGAGCGGGAGCCGGCAAAATCGGGCGCATGATTGCAGAGGAAGTGATGGAGATCCAGAGGTGAGAGCAGATGAAATCTTCAAAACTTTTACTGGAAAATCCCTGTGGCCTCGTTTTTAGGTGTAGATGATGGTGATAGAAGTGACATAGAAACATGTTAAGGCATGATTATGGTATCAGAGCTCAGCTGTACATGCTTGTCTGACAAGAAAAGCCTGATATAGCGTGCAGGACTTCACTGCGTTACAACCACCGCTCTGTTATCAGCTGAATAATTAAAGAGACATGTATTGATTTTTACAGAATGACAGGTGTCAGCAGTTTCAGCTTCAGTGTGATTGGTTCAAGTGAACCAATCACAGCTtgtcccacagtctcagagttcagtCCACTCGGTAAagagtctgttttgttttccgcACAACCCCAAaccagttcagttcaatccagtttcacaaacataaaagaaagacaactcaaaaatCTGCTCCAGGTTTTACAGCTGATctccacaaaacaaaacaaagacatagCAAAGTAACACAGAACTTAAAATGAGCAGAGCAGAAACATCAGATATGTTGAACCACCGTGTTTTACTATATGTCTTTAAACGTTACAGTtaagactgaaaatgacaacagaaataaacaagtttgCCGATTTCACACATCTCTGCAATTCAAATCAGTCAGTCTACCCAGcagtgactgttgttgttagtgTGACGTCACAGTTATTTGGTCTATAGAAGGACCAGAAGTTCTTGTAAAATAGAACAGTGGAATATCTCCggatcgtcatggcaacactgACGCATTCCAGTACAAGTCTTAAAAATAAGTTGCATGTAGGTCACATGTCTTAAGATCTGGATATTTGTAGAGCTTCTTCAAGTttgaattgaaaaattgtgattCAGTGCAGGTTTTTAGTTCACGTTGATGAAAAGGAAACGAAATCCGTAAGATGTGAAGATGTGAAGCACGTTTCAGAAGCACTGCAgccatctgtctgtttgtctttatcaGGATCCGAGGTTCTTCCCCCTCCAGCTGTGGTTCCAGCCCTCTGAACATCACCAGCACCCCTCCACCTGACACCTGCTCCCCAGGGGGCAagaaggtaacacacacacacacacacacacacacaccacacaccacacacacacacacacagttcatgtCTGAGGTTTGATAGCATTTTACCAAATCCACCTCCAGTGTCAAAACCACTTATTGAATCTGAAACTTTTCAGCTTGCAGAAAGCAAAATAACCAAACAGCCAagtttcattattcattcaacTAATATAGTACTTTACTATTATCAGGTTGTCATTTTAACTGGTGAAAGTGATGATCAGTGTTGATGCAGACCGGTAGCTTCAGTCCTCCATCTGTGTCCACACAGGATGTGTTCAGGCACAGTACTGAGTATAGGTCACTTGTGTTTTGGCAGCGCTCAGAGACTAACACTCAATCACTGTAGTTGTGCATgtaaaaccaaagaaaataGACTTAAAGCCTAAAAATAATACACTGCAGTCTGTGATTATATGAGTAAGCAACGAGTGAAATGTGAACCGTTATGCAACTTGTGTAGacagttgaaaaaaacaaaacaaagcgtGTTTCCGCTCTGTCACATAGGCGTGAAATGGACGAGtgaaaaagcagctgaaatgCTTCCTGTGAAGACACAGCGCATACATTAAACGCCTTCTAACACTGACGCTTTGTTCATAATCACTCCCTATTTACCTTGCAGTGCGTGTGAAATGTATGCACTATATAGTGTTCTCAAACCATCATTAAGTGTgtcagtaaggtgttgggccaccacatgcCGACAGAACAATGTACCTCAGccttgattctacaagtctatGAAACtatactggagggatgaacacaaGTCTTCCagaagatattccctcatttggtgttttgatgatggtggtgtagAATGCTGTCTAACACctcggtccaaaatctcccgtAGGTGTTTATTGATGTCACTGCagtgcagatgtcactttagtcaaTGTTCTTCTTGAAACAGCAGCCAGTTAAACAGTCTTTGTGACCCAAGCTCCTGCCAATCGTTCCCCAACTatgaaccctctttcaaagtcatCTAGATAttttcctcttgccatcttgatacaaaatcagaatcatctGGGCCTGCTCAATATTCCTATACATGTCACAAAGCATGGTTAtatttctccactcatttattcagatttttccttGAATTTGTCACCTGTTTGTATGTTTACTACACTCTACTAACAGTCCCACAAGGCAACGTGTTAAATATTCTATTTCTATCATCTATATTATGTGTATTATCTAGTAATAGATtcttattacattatatatggctcatatacagtatttacatgtCACTgctatatatttaaatgtacgTTTATTGGATTTATTATTACTACTCATATTCATTCCTATATCTATATTCTGCATAGTACATACACCTGTTTCAGTATGTCATGAGTTCAGGCTTTTAGAGTTGCACTACTAGACTATttttacatgtgtatatatttgcACAAATCATATATATGATCTGAGgtattgtgtattttatttcttttaatttattgttttatgtccTATTAATAAAGTCTTAAATCATTGAAagtatcattttaaataaaatagattGTGGTTCCTTCACGCCTGACAGCAACACTTCTTTCCCATGAGCCTTCAGTGTCTGCTCTTTGTTGacaaataaagacatttgaggaGCGAACGGGAACATTTTCAGCTCAGACTGAAACCGATCAGTCCTCACAGTAAACTGAtccgtgtatatgtgtgtgtgtcacgtCTGTTCAGATTCAAAACGGAGGGACACCCGAGCTGCCGAGCACAGGGATCATTCCTGGACCTGATTCTGTAGGCTACCCCTACTCCAACCAGTCCATCATGAGTgagtcaaacacacactaaacactcTTTCTGACTAGCTTTATTtggctgttttctctgtgacttTGGCCTAaatctccttcttctcctctcgtCCAGGCGACAACTCCCACCTGAGTATAGACATCATGGAAGAGCCCGGTTCCAGCAGCCCCAGCAACGACGAGGCAGCCATGGCGGTTATCATGTCCCTGCTGGAGGCGGACGCTGGCCTGGGCGGCCCAGTCGACTTCAGCGACCTGCCCTGGCCTTTGTGAGGAAGCTGGAAgggaagaagcagagagagagagatagagagaaagagagagagagactcccTCCAGAGGCACTGATGGAGAGAGTTCAGTCAGGATGAATTCTAGCTGCCAGTTTCCTGCACTCTGTAGACAACTACATTGCAAAAAATATCCATCTTAACAAATCTTTCCTCAAGTTCAGAGTCCTAAAAGTACTACAAACAAGAGAAGATAGTCATGAGTTCTGTTTCATGAAGGttttaaaggtagagtcagtcaacAAACTGCCTTCACACTTCACTAAACGCGACATAAACAGACTCAGAGCTTAAAAAGACACAGGGGGGCTCAGTGAGACTGTCtgggattcagtgtggattgatagaTTTAATAAAACGGAAGCGtatctgttctgtgagaaaacacttcCCATGTGAATTGGCCacagcctccctctctctccagtcCTCCAGACTGTCATGACTgtcagctgctctgatgacttcctcCTGTCCTGCATATGAGCACGAATGccccctgctgattggctggaatagtTAGTTTCCCATCTACAGAGCCAGGGGCTGTGAATGaacagcacgcacacacacagaacagacagtTAGCGGACTGTGAGGAGATATTCACTGAATTTAACAAAAAGCGTattgaacaatctttctccagaatcactgactctacctttattttaaaagaaaaaagttgaaatgacGTATTAAGATGATTATTTTTTGCAATGTTAGTCGCCTGAAGACGAGACGTTCCCTTACATTGCCACGGTGAGAGACCATTATGCTAAAAACAGTCCAGCAAATGGAATCAGGATTGCGGTGCTAGCGTCTCTGCTGATCGACTGAACTCTGTCTAACAATGGCTCTGGGCCCTGTCACGCCACGTCAACAGCCAACCCAGAACCAACGCAGGACTCCTGAAACGTTCAGTGGTTTGTGACTCTGacgggggggtgggaggggggggagggaggtggaggagtcTCTGTGAGTAGGATGTGGCGCGCTtgcccaccccacccccaccagccccccaccacccccccccccccgaaacGGCCATTATAGCCACGTGATCTCCAACATGGGAAACAAACTCACAACGGTAATCCTCTGGAGATTTGCTCGGAAGATACTTAAGGGTCCCTTACTCCCAAAAATTCCACATGCAGGtgtatttcagttcattttaagAAGAGGAAAGCCACCTAGCTGCTGTTTCCATGAATTATCATGAACTTTTTCTCCAAGTTGCTCCCAAGTTTTGAAAACACAACTGATCCTGCCTACAACAACATGAAGTACTTCTAAGAATTAAGTTATGATGATGCATTGTAAAGCTATCCAGAAATAATACTCGTAAAGAAAGGTCTTGCTGCTTTGTAGAGGTCTTCATGAACTTCCTCCCTAAGCCCAGTGTGCATAAATAAGTCAGACCCAATCACAGTAGATGAGAGGATAATCGGACCTGGGCCCGCATTTATCAAACCTCTAAGGATTACATTAAAGAATGCAGTAAAGAGCAAACATGTGAGCAAAGAAGTGAAGACAAATTCATCAGGTGACTCACAGTGAAGCGTAGCAGTAACCTTTCAGAGCAGAGTGATCACATGATTGATCAAATGTTTGCTCAGAGCAAAAATAGCAAATCAGGCACAAGAATTTACTCAACATTTGctcattatttattctttaaaaagacattttctcacattatttgcaaaaatataaatgatttcattcattttatatgtttgaAATCTTTAATATCTCCAGTATCAATTCACACATGATATGAACAACAATCTCATATATTTATTgtatagaaatatataaataagaatGAAATACATCAGAGAAAACACGACGACAAgtgcaggagaagaagaagaagaagaagaagaagatgatgatgcatGGAAGTGATAGCTGTATCAGCTTTAGTCTTCACTTGTGATGAATGTAGAAGAAGTAATGTAACATGCAGTCAGATGTATGGTTGAAGATAACAGAAGCTGCAAATAGTGAACTAGAAGTATTGTTCTGAATGACACATTAATCTCTGTGACAGTCACTACTAAATGTGCCTTTGTTTCTGTCCTGCAGTCATCTAGAATCTACTCTTAACTCATCCAGCTCTCTTAAATTTAAGAACGTTTTTAAACCcagttttaaaactgtttttactttGCTTGTCCACTTAAGTGCAAAATTAGCCTTTTTAGCAGCGGTTTGATGAATGCGGGTCCTTGAGAGAGAACACCAGCATGGCAGCAGCATGATGTTCCAGCAGCGAACAGGCCGCTGTGCTCCAAAACAACAGCACTACACAACGTTCTTCCCACAACTCACTGCTCagcccccccccttccccctcaaaaaatatattttcttcttcttatatGCACCATGACCCAGTTAGACTGAGTAGAATGTGCACACAGAGCGACTCAGGGTCCCTGGTCGCGTCTCGGTTACTAGAAATTGACCCATGAAGCCCTCTGCTGCTTTGTTCTCATGCACAGTTTAGCTGCAGCGAGTCCTCCAGGGAACAGCTGGAGCGACGCTCTGACGACTGTTACAACAGCGAATCAGATgataacagagaaaaacaggttGAGTCGAGTCCGGTGGGAGCAGCAGCTCAGTGTGCAGGTGTGTCTTCATGGCTGTTAACGGCGCACTCGATGTCTCTCCAAACATTTTCCAGTCTCAGAAGAGAGCAGTATGACTGCAAAACCCGGGACAATTCAAGTGCTCCTTGAAGAGGAACTGTTCTTCACTGCCGTTTACATGCTGCTTTCTGCAGGCTAACTAGCATCGGCCCGCTAACATGAAAACCTTGGTGGTCTGGTTCACAGGGTCTCCACCTGCTCATCTTTTCCCCCAAAACCCACATGAAGCACTTAGAGTTGGACTGTGTTCTGGGTCCTCGCTCACTAAACTATATTTCCTCAACAGGAGAGCTGACTCTGGATCAGTGCTCTGATTCAGCACAAAGTATTTCTTTGCCTTTGTGATGagaatatttaaaaactgaCCTGTAACATGGGTTGGGTCAGTACCTGGGCTTGAATTTAGCCCCCTAAAAATAGGAACAGGCCCCTGTCTAACTTGTTTGACTGGAGTGggagaagtaaaaaaaataaaaaatacctcTGATTAATTCTACtgtaaaaatgacagattttacagtatgtggatttttttaaaatcctgcagTTACCCTCGAATTTGGTCCGTTTAGCACTTAATGATGATTCAGATTTACTGTGGCTACACGTAACTGTCAATGCAAACTACCTTGTTAGCAGAGAGGGCTATAATGTACACGGGGGCGAGTATAGAAACAGATAAATGCCCTAGAGATGGAAAACGACAGTAATCCAGCAGAGCAGGACTTTGTAACGGGGATAGAGCTAATCCACATTCTCTGATCATGTCCTGTGACAGTTCACAGGGTCAGGAGGGACGGCCACGAGCATCTGAATGGAATTCTTCATTTCAGTGTCCGTTTTTTCCCTCCATGATAATGAATATCCTCTACATGACCTCTTCACCTCGCCAGCTCGCTGCTGCTCAAAGAGCTTTTGTTGGGAGAGTTTGATTAGAGGTGGACGTGTCGGGAGGAGGCTCACTGTCTGCctgtatggaaaaaaaatgatgtggaactttttgaatatattctaagtgaggTATTCCAGGAAAGAACACAACCtaagaaatatatttaacatttttatatgttgtctcaattatattcaaaataatgatttttgtGTGAGTCCCAGGAAGACTAGTAATCATTCTGTGGAGGAGAATAAGGatccaaataaaaaataaatattgaaattgAAGGGAAAAAAATTTGAGATTTACATTGCATTTCTGAAATGCACTTGAAAAAGGTCAGCAATGCTTTTCGGAAGCAAGAAACACTATTAAACATCCCAAATTATAGCAGAAATGTATTTCAGATTAACATCATTTATagttattgtttaaaaaaaggaagtggtcaactttcatgtgtgtttatgtgtctgaaATACACACTGCATTGTAAATGCAACAGtagccccagtttgtgcctctcatgtattaTCATTACATACCAGTCACACAGCTAaacatccatttttttctgaaagataAACACcaggaaatgaaaatattttttaaacaaaacttaaaaactaGAAGCTTCAGTCTCATCTAACCATCTGgatcatttttctttccattttgattaaaaaatatatatataaaaatgtaactcCCTCCTCTAACTGCAACTTTCTGAATTCCGGCTAGCTCGACTGAACTCTTTGCTCATTTCGTGCAACACAAGAAAAATGGGCTCAGTCGGGGAAAAGCTGATGTCTGATGATTTAGCAACATTTGTGGAgttgtttgcttttgttgtcaCGTCATACTGTTAATCTAATGTGATCAGAGCACGTCCACACAGTCCTGATATTTGACTTCTTGAGTGTTCAACTCTTAAATAACGactaaggatgtttttttttcccaactttAAATTTGATTGTTGCTCATTTagtcattattatttaatgtcATAAAACAATACGTGGGATTTGAAAGCATGTTTTTGGGGGCTTTAATACAGACAAgtaacagataaaacaaaaaattgaaagaattattgttcatgttttatggtTGATGTTATTAGAGTATCTGTGGAATTTGGAAACCGTCAGGGATTTGTCTTTCAGAAAAACGAACGTTTAACTCTGAGACTTGAAAGTGTTTTTgatacatgagaggcacaaattAAGCCAATATCagtcaaacatgttttctttccatATGGGCAGCAAGTTATCAGCTGTCTTGATATCAACCTGTTGTGGCTGAACATTCGGCAGCCCCTTTAAAACGAGATCCTGTTCAATGGGGATGCAGAATGGTGCGAGTCAGAGAGACAACAGCTCCTGTGCCGCACATCTGTATAAATCCCCAGTCAGTGCACACAGCTGGACTGAAACCAGACTGTTCACATTAAAACACCTGCCGAGTTCAGGCTCCGCCCCTCATCGTCGTCCTCCTCCAATCAGGCGGCAGCTGGCGAGGTCCCCTCTGTATCTGTTCTAGTGGTTTtctgtttcaatgtttttaCGCTACACACTACAATAAAGTGTTTCCCCTTGTTGATATACCCCTCCCCACCTGACAATAATGTATCAAATCTTTAAATATTATCATGTTAAGAGTATACTTTATGCAAATATATATGAGTATGATGAGTGTATTGTATGTATCAgcagtgaaatatttttaaaataaaattatttgtttctgtcatggTGGAGTGGATCTGTCAGTATATCGTGCTGCCATTTATATGCTTTTCCCtgttttttccttatttttccaTTCATATATAAATCTACTCCACACAATGTTTTTCTCAGAGGGTGAAggtcttctctttctctgccttaCACCTGATCTGctcctccagccaatcagagcagccCGGTGGTATTTTTATATGATGTTGCCATCCAGCTGCAGGAGCTGAAGGCAACGATGGCTCTGCTGCACATCCACAAGTCTCTGTATTAAGCAGACACCTGACTGGAGGTCAGTGATGACACGCTACACAGCAACATGTCTGTGCATCCACACAGATCATCTACAAAGGTCTCTTAGTTCCTGGAAGAttaaaaaatcctttttatAGTTTATAGGTTCTGATATTTCTGATAGATTATGTTTTGACCTTCatataatatttaaagaaattGAGGATGG is drawn from Thunnus thynnus chromosome 5, fThuThy2.1, whole genome shotgun sequence and contains these coding sequences:
- the LOC137182595 gene encoding basic helix-loop-helix ARNT-like protein 1, which produces MEGDDFNTEAVMNICDDLMADQRMDISSTMTDFMSPGSTDLISSSISTPGMDYTRKRKGSTTDYQIDGFSFDDMDPDKDKLGSDQQGRIKNAREAHSQIEKRRRDKMNSFIDELASLVPTCNAMSRKLDKLTVLRMAVQHMKTLRGAANPYTEANYKPSFLSDDELKHLILRASDGFLFVVGCDRGKILFVSESVYKILNYSQNDLIGQSLFDYLHPKDIAKVKEQLSSSDTAPRERLIDAKTGLPVKTDITPGPSRLCSGARRSFFCRMKCNRPSVKVEDKDFPSTCSKKKADRKSFCTIHSTGYLKSWPPTKMGLDEDNEPDNEGCNLSCLVAIGRLHPHIVPQPSMADIRVKPTEYVSRHAIDGKFVFVDQRATAILAYLPQELLGTSFYEYFHQDDIGHLAECHRQVLQMREKITTNCYKFKIKDGSFITLRSRWFSFMNPWTKEVEYIVSTNTVVSCPMMEGSDYPQSAASPQSMDSVLTSEGGGRRALQTVPGIPGGTRAGAGKIGRMIAEEVMEIQRIRGSSPSSCGSSPLNITSTPPPDTCSPGGKKIQNGGTPELPSTGIIPGPDSVGYPYSNQSIMSDNSHLSIDIMEEPGSSSPSNDEAAMAVIMSLLEADAGLGGPVDFSDLPWPL